The Seriola aureovittata isolate HTS-2021-v1 ecotype China chromosome 12, ASM2101889v1, whole genome shotgun sequence genome window below encodes:
- the LOC130178248 gene encoding tripartite motif-containing protein 16-like — MAQKGVQLDQESISCSICLDLLKDPVTIPCGHSYCISCIRSFWNEEDQKKIHSCPQCRQTFTLRPVLMKSTMLADLVEKLKKTGLQAAPADHCYAGPEDVACDFCTGRKLKAFKSCLICLVSYCEKHLQPHYDITQLKKHKLVEPSKKLQENICSRHEEVMTMFCRTDQQCICYVCSVDEHKGHDTVSAAAERTERQRELQLSRCKVLHRIKVRENNVKVLQLEVKAINGSADEAVEDSEKIFTELIRLMEKRSSDVKQQIRSQQNTQLSRIKELQEKLEQEITELKRKDAELKQLSHTEDHTQFLHNYPSQSLSESTDSTSINIRPFRYFEGVTAAVSQLRDKLQDILRDTWTNISLTVTEAGLLLSQPEPTTRYEFSNYSQEITLDPNTARTYLLLSEGNRKATLVSQQQSYSSHPDRFTSWSQVLSRESLTGCCYWEVEWRGGVFVAVSYKNISRAGSSDECRFGRNDKSWVLSCYEDSYTFLYNNISTPVSGPQSSRVGVYLDHSAGVLSFYSVSETMTLLHRVQTTFTQPLYAGLWFNYCGDTAEICNPKQTKVI; from the coding sequence ATGGCGCAGAAAGGAGTTCAGCTGGACCAGGAATCCATCTCTTGTTCGATCTGTCTGGATCTACTGAAGGATCCGGTGACTATTCCCTGTGGACACAGCTACTGCATCAGCTGTATTAGAAGCTTCTGGAATGAAGAGGATCAGAAGAAAATCCACAGCTGCCCTCAGTGTAGGCAGACCTTCACACTGAGACCTGTCCTGATGAAAAGCACCATGTTAGCAGATTTAgtggagaagctgaagaagactggactccaagctgctcctgctgatcACTGCTATGCTGGACCTGAAGATGTGGCCTGTGATTTCTGCACTGGGAGAAAACTGAAAGCCTTCAAGTCTTGTCTGATTTGTTTGGTCTCCTACTGTGAGAAACATCTGCAGCCTCATTATGATATAACCCaattaaagaaacacaagctggtgGAGCCCTCCAAGAAGCTCCAGGAGAACATCTGCTCTCGTcatgaggaggtgatgacaATGTTCTGTCGCACTGATCAGCAGTGTATCTGTTATGTCTGCTCTGTGGATGAACATAAAGGCCACgacacagtctcagctgcagcagaaaggactgagaggcagagagagctccAGCTGAGTCGATGCAAAGTACTGCACAGAATCAAAGTCAGAGAGAACAATGTGAAGGTGCTTCAACTGGAGGTGAAAGCTATCAATGGCTCTGCTGATGAAGCAGTGGAGGACAGTGAGAAGATCTTCACTGAGCTGATCCGTCTCATGGAGAAAAGAAGCtctgatgtgaagcagcagatcagatcccAGCAGAACACTCAACTGAGTCGCATCAAAGAGCttcaggagaagctggagcaggagatcactgagctgaagaggaaagacgctgagctgaagcagctctcacacacagaggatcacaCCCAGTTTCTACACAACTACCCCTCACAGTCACTCAGTGAATCTACAGACTCAACCAGCATCAATATCCGTCCTTTTAGGTACTTTGAGggtgtgacagcagctgtgtcacagctcagagaTAAACTACAGGACATTCTGAGAGACACATGGACAAACATctcactgacagtgactgaAGCGGGGCTTTTATTGTCACAACCAGAGCCCACAACCAGATATGAATTCTCAAATTATTCACAGGAAATCACACTGGATCCAAACACAGCACGCACATATCTGTTATTAtctgagggaaacagaaaagcaacattAGTGAGTCAACAACAGTCTTATTCTAGTCACCCAGACAGATTCACTTCATGGTCTCAGGTCCTGAGTAGAGAGAGTCTGACTGGATGttgttactgggaggtggagtggagaggaggagttTTTGTAGCAGTCTCATACAAGAATATCAGCAGAGCAGGGAGCTCGGATGAATGTAGATTTGGACGCAATGATAAATCTTGGGTGTTAAGTTGTTACGAAGACAGTTATACATTTTTGTACAACAATATCAGCACTCCAGTCTCAGGTCCTCAGTCCTCCAGAGTAGGAGTGTACCTGGATCACAGTGCAGGtgttctgtccttctacagcgtctctgaaaccatgactctcctccacagagtccagaccacattcactcagcctctctatGCTGGACTTTGGTTTAATTATTGTGGTGACACAGCTGAGATCTGTAACCCCAAACAGACAAAGGTCATTTAA